One Myxococcus stipitatus DNA segment encodes these proteins:
- the prmC gene encoding peptide chain release factor N(5)-glutamine methyltransferase, with amino-acid sequence MSSETWTIRRVLTWTTQHFEKRQVDAPRLTAEILLSHVLKTGRVRLYVDLDRPLSKEELGAFRALIERRLSGEPTQYLTGTKEFYNRPFKVDARVLIPRPETELLVEACLRALPKDAPARALDVCTGSGCIAISLAAERPLLSVTATDLSEGACALARENAEALQVADRVTVLPGDLFAPLPPDALFQVVVSNPPYIASDEIPGLSAEVRREPKLALDGGADGLLALRRVVSGARKVLAPGGLLALEMGETQGPAVLELLRAAGYEDARVEKDLERRERMAFGTQPAASGTQG; translated from the coding sequence ATGAGCAGCGAGACCTGGACCATCCGCAGGGTCCTCACCTGGACGACGCAGCACTTCGAGAAGCGGCAGGTGGACGCCCCCCGCCTCACGGCGGAGATCCTCCTGTCCCACGTGCTCAAGACGGGCCGCGTGAGGTTGTACGTGGACCTCGACCGGCCGCTCTCCAAGGAGGAGCTGGGGGCCTTCCGCGCCCTCATCGAGCGGCGCCTGTCGGGTGAACCCACGCAGTACCTGACCGGGACGAAGGAGTTCTACAACCGCCCGTTCAAGGTCGACGCGCGGGTGCTCATCCCCCGGCCGGAGACGGAGCTCTTGGTGGAGGCGTGCCTGCGCGCCCTGCCCAAGGACGCGCCGGCGCGAGCCCTGGACGTGTGCACCGGTTCGGGCTGCATCGCCATCAGCCTGGCGGCCGAGCGGCCCCTGCTGTCCGTCACCGCCACGGACCTGTCCGAGGGCGCGTGCGCCCTGGCCCGCGAGAACGCCGAGGCGCTCCAGGTGGCGGACCGGGTGACGGTGCTCCCGGGAGACTTGTTCGCTCCCCTCCCCCCGGACGCCCTGTTCCAGGTGGTGGTCTCCAACCCGCCCTATATCGCCTCCGACGAGATTCCCGGCCTGTCCGCCGAGGTGCGGCGCGAGCCGAAGCTGGCGCTGGACGGCGGCGCGGACGGGCTCCTCGCCCTGCGCCGCGTGGTGTCCGGGGCCCGGAAGGTCCTCGCTCCTGGCGGGCTGCTTGCATTGGAGATGGGCGAGACCCAGGGCCCCGCCGTCCTGGAGCTGCTGCGGGCGGCGGGCTACGAGGACGCGCGCGTGGAGAAGGACCTGGAGCGGCGCGAGCGCATGGCATTTGGGACACAGCCCGCGGCCAGCGGGACACAGGGTTGA
- the prfA gene encoding peptide chain release factor 1, with translation MIDKLEDVERRFERLTADLSNPDVLADSARLQKVSKERAGLEKLVETFRTYRQVLADLKEVEAWLDGGSADEKSYAREALPGLKEQRDTLEADLKILLLPKDPNDDKNVILEIRAGAGGDEAALFAEEVMQMYLRYADRRGWKADIIDMSQGNAGGVKDATVTLSGDAVFSSLKYESGVHRVQRVPATETQGRIHTSTITVAVMPEAEEVDVKINEADIDRQAMRSTGSGGQSVNTTDSAVRLTHRPTGIVVKCQQEKSQLKNYNMALRMLRAKIYEMEQERIRSERDSTRRSQVGTGDRSEKIRTYNFPQDRLTDHRIGLTVHNLPAIMMGDIEDVITACRTFYQAEALKAQTGAPKPSMEA, from the coding sequence ATGATTGACAAACTCGAAGACGTCGAGCGCCGGTTCGAGCGCCTCACCGCCGACCTGTCGAACCCCGACGTGCTCGCCGACTCGGCCCGGCTGCAGAAGGTCTCCAAGGAGCGCGCCGGGCTCGAAAAGCTGGTGGAGACGTTCCGCACGTACCGTCAGGTGCTCGCCGACCTCAAGGAGGTCGAGGCGTGGCTGGACGGTGGCAGCGCGGACGAGAAGAGCTACGCCCGCGAGGCCCTGCCCGGCCTGAAGGAGCAGCGCGACACGCTGGAGGCCGACCTCAAGATCCTCCTGCTGCCCAAGGACCCCAACGACGACAAGAACGTCATCCTCGAGATCCGCGCCGGCGCCGGTGGCGACGAGGCCGCGCTGTTCGCCGAGGAGGTCATGCAGATGTACCTCCGGTACGCGGACCGGCGGGGCTGGAAGGCGGACATCATCGACATGAGCCAGGGCAACGCGGGCGGCGTGAAGGACGCCACGGTGACGCTGTCGGGTGACGCCGTGTTCAGCAGCCTGAAGTACGAGTCCGGCGTGCACCGCGTGCAGCGCGTGCCGGCGACGGAGACGCAGGGCCGCATCCACACCTCCACCATCACCGTGGCCGTCATGCCGGAGGCGGAGGAGGTGGACGTGAAGATCAACGAGGCGGACATCGACCGCCAGGCGATGCGCTCCACGGGCTCCGGCGGGCAGAGCGTCAACACCACGGACTCTGCGGTGCGCCTGACGCACCGGCCCACGGGCATCGTGGTGAAGTGCCAGCAGGAGAAGAGCCAGCTGAAGAACTACAACATGGCCCTGCGCATGCTGCGCGCGAAGATCTACGAGATGGAGCAGGAGCGCATCCGCTCCGAGCGCGACTCCACGCGCCGCTCTCAGGTGGGCACCGGCGACCGCAGCGAGAAGATCCGCACCTACAACTTCCCGCAGGATCGGCTGACGGACCACCGCATCGGCCTGACGGTCCACAACCTGCCGGCCATCATGATGGGCGACATCGAGGACGTCATCACCGCCTGCCGGACCTTCTACCAGGCCGAGGCCCTCAAGGCGCAGACGGGCGCCCCGAAGCCCTCGATGGAAGCATGA
- a CDS encoding CapA family protein, which translates to MRHAALLLLLFAACHPRPAPVAPVPAAPPATAAPQPLPQDAGTLAAPQAPDAGAPARPITLLAGGDVTLGHNHQKYFDEQLAKGRSREELLAYGFKEVRALGDAADLFVVNLECPFTEGGEKLAKNFNFRARPELVGALIAGGVDVVSLANNHLMDYGPQGLVDTLVALEAARIPYFGAGRNLAEARRPAIVTVGGVRVALLGYFFLGERNIEPPEVYATESTPGVAGHFSDVDVMERMLREDILAARARADVVLPFFHWGREGTYVPEPYQVRLAHAAIDAGAAGVLGSHPHVLQAMELYRGAPVVYSLGNFVFGGNWNPRDKRGALWKGRFGPGGYLSSEVLPLRTDRFPDFPFQPVPVSGEAAEEVLRLLADSSRTMERMLPELEPWARPSPSPGIQGRE; encoded by the coding sequence ATGCGCCACGCCGCCCTGCTGCTGCTGCTGTTCGCCGCCTGTCATCCCCGCCCCGCCCCGGTCGCGCCGGTGCCCGCCGCGCCGCCCGCCACCGCGGCGCCCCAGCCCCTCCCCCAGGACGCCGGGACGCTGGCCGCCCCCCAGGCGCCGGACGCCGGAGCGCCCGCCCGGCCCATCACCCTGCTGGCCGGGGGCGACGTGACGCTCGGCCACAACCACCAGAAATACTTCGACGAACAGCTCGCCAAGGGGCGCTCGCGCGAGGAGCTGCTCGCCTATGGCTTCAAGGAGGTCCGCGCGCTGGGCGACGCCGCCGACCTGTTCGTCGTCAACCTGGAGTGCCCCTTCACCGAGGGCGGCGAGAAGCTGGCCAAGAACTTCAACTTCCGCGCGCGGCCGGAGCTGGTGGGGGCGCTGATCGCCGGGGGCGTGGACGTGGTGAGCCTGGCCAACAACCACCTGATGGACTACGGCCCCCAGGGCCTCGTCGACACGCTCGTCGCCCTGGAGGCCGCGCGCATCCCCTACTTCGGCGCCGGCCGCAACCTGGCGGAGGCCCGGCGCCCCGCCATCGTCACCGTGGGCGGCGTGCGCGTGGCGCTGCTGGGCTACTTCTTCCTGGGCGAGCGCAACATCGAACCGCCGGAGGTCTACGCCACCGAATCCACCCCGGGCGTGGCCGGCCACTTCTCCGACGTGGACGTCATGGAGCGCATGCTGCGCGAGGACATCCTCGCCGCGCGGGCGCGCGCGGACGTCGTGCTCCCCTTCTTCCACTGGGGGCGCGAGGGCACCTACGTCCCGGAGCCCTATCAAGTGCGGCTGGCCCACGCCGCCATCGACGCGGGCGCCGCGGGCGTGCTGGGCAGTCACCCACACGTGCTCCAGGCCATGGAGCTGTACCGGGGCGCCCCCGTCGTCTATTCGCTGGGCAACTTCGTGTTCGGGGGGAACTGGAACCCGCGCGACAAGCGCGGCGCCCTCTGGAAGGGGCGCTTCGGGCCGGGCGGCTACCTCTCCAGCGAGGTGCTGCCCCTCAGGACCGACCGCTTCCCGGACTTCCCCTTCCAGCCCGTCCCCGTCAGCGGGGAGGCGGCCGAGGAGGTGCTGCGACTGCTGGCCGACAGCTCCAGGACGATGGAGCGGATGCTCCCCGAGCTGGAGCCGTGGGCCCGTCCGTCCCCCTCCCCTGGAATCCAAGGGAGGGAGTAG
- a CDS encoding tetratricopeptide repeat protein, with amino-acid sequence MARDKDNIALSDEHNTRGIELADRGWLDEAIKEFKKAIDLDPDSAHAHDNLATVYAEKKLFREALGEYLTALKLEPESATAHYNLACFLSTHAGEMAVEEYKEAIELDPEYPDAHLNLGLTYADQGRVEEAMRELQTAIELDSQDAFPRHELAALMMDEGDYRSAITQLKEVVRLEPDNFEAQLDLGICYAQKGFYAEAERAYERARALNAEDLLLNYNLSALYALWGRPKDAVQYLRSALASDRQKVMGWLSTDPMFDALKGDPDFDALF; translated from the coding sequence ATGGCCCGGGACAAGGACAACATCGCGCTCTCCGACGAGCACAACACTCGTGGAATCGAGCTGGCGGACCGGGGCTGGCTGGACGAGGCCATCAAGGAGTTCAAGAAGGCCATCGACCTGGACCCCGACTCCGCCCACGCGCACGACAACCTGGCCACCGTCTACGCGGAGAAGAAGCTGTTCCGCGAGGCGCTCGGCGAGTACCTCACCGCGCTCAAGCTGGAGCCGGAGAGCGCCACCGCGCACTACAACCTGGCGTGCTTCCTCTCCACGCATGCCGGGGAGATGGCGGTGGAGGAGTACAAGGAGGCCATCGAACTGGACCCCGAGTACCCGGACGCGCACCTCAACCTGGGCCTCACCTACGCGGACCAGGGCCGGGTGGAGGAGGCCATGCGCGAGCTGCAGACGGCCATCGAGCTGGACTCGCAGGACGCCTTCCCCCGCCACGAGCTGGCGGCGCTGATGATGGACGAGGGCGACTACCGTTCGGCCATCACCCAGCTGAAGGAAGTGGTGCGGCTGGAGCCGGACAACTTCGAGGCCCAGCTGGACCTGGGCATCTGCTACGCGCAGAAGGGCTTCTACGCGGAGGCCGAGCGCGCGTACGAGCGGGCCCGCGCGCTCAACGCGGAGGACCTGCTGCTCAACTACAACCTGTCGGCGCTGTACGCGCTGTGGGGGCGGCCGAAGGACGCGGTGCAGTACCTGCGCTCGGCGCTCGCGTCGGACCGCCAGAAGGTGATGGGCTGGTTGTCGACGGACCCCATGTTCGACGCCCTCAAGGGCGACCCCGACTTCGACGCCCTGTTTTGA
- a CDS encoding hemolysin family protein, protein MGTEWVFLGLAILLVFANGFFVATEFAIVKIRATRLQALVDEGQPGATQALRMVEKLDAYLSATQFGITLASLGLGWLGEPAFAKLLEPLLTRVVPDGASETVAHTASVVIAFSIITFLHIVIGELAPKSLAIQRAEATTLAVALPMRAFYFLFYPFIVLLNGLAAWVLRVVGLQSVGEAHEAHSEDELRVILHSSAQAGAITTARAELLERALEMAQKTARQVMVPRNQVKFLDVEESLEKCIADARAAGHTWLPVCRGNLDEVEGVVNAKDLFFLLSRGELRSLAQVQRPVLFIPENATLEQLLAEFRRRRRQTALVVDEHGGTSGLVTIADVVAEVVGDVAELGRRVEEVRSLPGGRFELPGTAQLDDLEERLDVTFDLDEDEEGEVTTIAGFLMTKLGRVPEKGDSLRLDMWRILVEEVDGPRVVRVTVEPQSRAATPTRASAESSPTSPSSGDPASGGSGEPPPASSGGESN, encoded by the coding sequence ATGGGAACGGAATGGGTCTTCCTGGGGCTGGCGATCCTCCTGGTCTTCGCCAACGGCTTCTTCGTGGCGACCGAGTTCGCCATCGTGAAGATTCGCGCCACGCGCCTGCAGGCGCTGGTGGACGAGGGGCAGCCGGGCGCGACGCAGGCGCTGCGGATGGTGGAGAAGCTGGACGCGTACCTGTCCGCCACGCAGTTCGGCATCACCCTGGCCTCGCTGGGCCTGGGCTGGTTGGGTGAGCCCGCCTTCGCCAAGCTCTTGGAGCCGCTGCTCACGCGCGTGGTCCCGGATGGCGCGAGCGAGACGGTGGCCCACACGGCGTCGGTGGTCATCGCCTTCAGCATCATCACCTTCCTGCACATCGTGATTGGCGAGCTGGCGCCCAAGAGCCTGGCCATCCAGCGCGCGGAGGCGACCACGCTCGCCGTGGCGCTGCCGATGCGGGCGTTCTACTTCCTGTTCTACCCGTTCATCGTCCTGCTCAACGGGCTGGCCGCGTGGGTGCTGCGCGTCGTCGGCCTGCAGTCCGTGGGCGAGGCGCACGAGGCGCACAGCGAGGACGAGCTGCGCGTCATCCTCCACAGCTCCGCGCAGGCGGGCGCCATCACCACCGCGCGCGCGGAGCTGCTCGAGCGCGCCCTGGAGATGGCGCAGAAGACGGCGCGCCAGGTCATGGTGCCGCGCAACCAGGTGAAGTTCCTCGACGTCGAGGAGTCGCTGGAGAAGTGCATCGCGGACGCGCGCGCCGCCGGGCACACGTGGCTGCCGGTGTGCCGGGGCAACCTGGACGAGGTCGAGGGCGTGGTGAACGCCAAGGACCTGTTCTTCCTCCTGTCGCGCGGCGAGCTGCGCAGCCTGGCGCAGGTGCAGCGGCCGGTGCTCTTCATCCCGGAGAACGCGACGCTGGAGCAGCTGCTGGCGGAGTTCCGCCGTCGTCGCCGTCAGACGGCGCTGGTGGTGGACGAGCACGGCGGCACGTCCGGCCTGGTCACCATCGCGGACGTGGTCGCGGAGGTGGTGGGCGACGTGGCGGAGCTGGGCCGGCGCGTGGAGGAGGTCCGCTCGCTGCCGGGCGGTCGCTTCGAGCTGCCGGGCACCGCGCAGCTGGACGACCTGGAGGAGCGGCTCGACGTCACCTTCGACCTCGACGAGGACGAGGAGGGTGAGGTGACGACCATCGCCGGCTTCCTCATGACGAAGCTGGGGCGGGTGCCGGAGAAGGGCGACTCGCTGCGGCTCGACATGTGGCGCATCCTCGTGGAGGAGGTCGACGGGCCCCGCGTGGTGCGCGTGACGGTGGAGCCCCAGTCCCGCGCGGCGACGCCGACCCGCGCGTCCGCGGAGTCTTCGCCAACGTCCCCCTCGTCGGGGGACCCGGCGTCGGGGGGCTCCGGCGAGCCGCCTCCCGCGTCGTCGGGCGGCGAGTCGAACTAG
- a CDS encoding DUF3108 domain-containing protein, producing MGAPPTPEVAPRSDTQAVEAAAPCPNPYFPLEEGLTLTYRAGRSSELMLTTRDVTVVPEGLRGKVAVSLKGRQGETEATCSAEGVRTGLGGLEGTLLSASGMDVQVVNSEGVAVPAPGMMVVGGAWRNSLSVKLQPPARKTGGIRPIIATTFDKESTVVGEEEVTVAAGTFKALKVRNIVTARSSRPGSEGRSMESHIWFAPGVGILKLATADGTDLELLEVKRPQAKAEAKAKARRAPKAVAAKKEPKAP from the coding sequence ATGGGAGCGCCCCCTACGCCGGAGGTAGCACCCCGGTCTGACACGCAGGCGGTCGAGGCCGCGGCCCCCTGCCCCAACCCGTATTTCCCGCTGGAGGAAGGGCTGACGCTCACCTACCGGGCGGGCAGGTCCTCGGAGCTGATGCTGACGACGCGGGACGTCACCGTCGTCCCCGAGGGGCTGCGTGGCAAGGTCGCCGTGAGCCTCAAGGGGCGACAGGGGGAGACTGAAGCAACCTGTAGCGCGGAGGGAGTGCGCACGGGGCTGGGCGGCCTGGAGGGCACGCTGCTGTCGGCGTCCGGCATGGATGTCCAGGTGGTGAACTCCGAGGGCGTCGCGGTGCCCGCGCCGGGGATGATGGTGGTGGGCGGCGCGTGGAGGAACAGCCTGTCGGTGAAGCTGCAGCCTCCGGCGAGGAAGACGGGCGGCATCCGGCCCATCATCGCCACCACGTTCGACAAGGAGTCGACGGTGGTGGGCGAGGAGGAGGTGACGGTGGCCGCCGGGACGTTCAAGGCGTTGAAGGTGAGGAACATCGTCACCGCGCGCTCCAGCCGGCCGGGCTCCGAGGGCCGCTCCATGGAGAGCCACATCTGGTTCGCGCCGGGCGTGGGCATCCTCAAGCTGGCCACCGCGGACGGCACGGACCTGGAGCTGCTCGAGGTGAAGCGGCCCCAGGCGAAGGCCGAGGCGAAGGCCAAGGCGAGACGGGCCCCCAAGGCCGTGGCGGCGAAGAAGGAACCCAAGGCCCCCTGA
- the smc gene encoding chromosome segregation protein SMC, whose protein sequence is MRIKRLDITGFKSFMERSVFTFDEGVTGIVGPNGCGKSNVVDAIRWVMGEQSAKNLRGRGMEDVIFNGSENKPPLSMAEVSLTFLVDDTDQLAPQYQGFAEITVTRRLFRNGDSEYLINKTACRLLDITELFLGTGVGTKAYSIIEQGRVGLIVSSKPEDRRHLLEEAAGVTKYKARRKAAERKMEATEANLLRVTDITNELEKRLETLSRQAKKAEKYKKLRSRMRDIDLHAASHKHLELLAEKQVLQSRLENLGTEERESLDRVKALEEAITQRRAELDAEAAALQALAAEVHGMESAVQRDSQELSYGRRDLEETQARVDQARVELDGLLARQAEMSDAMAAREAELSGIAGSWKEDEVAMQVAQEELRRVTHLQTEVALRLEQERAGLVAVAARLANHESNLVNLARQRTDLEGRRARLQAELESLRAQEAELESVRGDVARRVEDTRHLAAELAERKGQEEESLTRTRAAFTENEIQVIALREELSDKRSRLSSLEDIQKNYDGFDRGVRAVMVRAGTVAREQGIFGLVADVLTVTPRYERAVEAALGERLQHVIVESRDKGVELVEYLKGHAEGRGSFLPVPAADALPAAFEPDFTRPGVLAHALREVTCEEALAPVVRLLLGDVVIVQDLAAAQAYSEAGGPQCTLVTQDGEVFRADGTIVGGEREGAAVGALQKKREIAELAGEVARVEERYNEILTRHYTLQKQMGQSEGVLKGLAKNQHAEELNLASQEKDLHKAGEDLARVRERVRALEQEDAQLGQSHMALANEEEASRGEVAHGQTDREAREERVRQLALEQESLRQRAEAANADLTGLRIKVAAGSERGESARKELESLVAQRKEMETRVARLRTTLSEGASRTEELARRTAEVESGLAERVEAHRAAAEGLEARRAAHAAAAGEVREQDTQFRELRGRVEELMQGLAQSSLREREIALELEHLSAGIRERHQVELAQELHRYHLLPALTPEVEAELKDLRAQVEKMGEINLTAIDEHAELSKRSDFLLAQKKDLQASMEQLREAIQRIDATSRERFKQTFDVVNEKFQAIFPRLFGGGRASLVLTNDGPNGEPGVEIVAQPPGKKLQSVNLLSGGEKALTAVGLIFGIFLIKPTPFCLLDEVDAPLDEGNVGRYNDMVKEMSRQSQFILITHNKRTMEVSNTLYGVTMEEPGISKLVSVKIREAAAANDDKTSAA, encoded by the coding sequence ATGCGTATCAAGCGGTTGGACATCACCGGCTTCAAGTCCTTCATGGAGCGGAGCGTCTTCACCTTCGACGAGGGGGTGACGGGCATCGTCGGCCCCAACGGCTGTGGCAAGTCGAACGTCGTGGACGCCATCCGCTGGGTGATGGGTGAGCAGAGCGCGAAGAACCTCCGTGGCCGTGGCATGGAGGACGTCATCTTCAACGGCTCGGAGAACAAGCCGCCCCTGTCCATGGCGGAGGTGTCGCTCACCTTCCTGGTGGATGACACGGACCAGCTGGCGCCGCAGTACCAGGGGTTCGCGGAGATCACCGTCACGCGGCGGCTGTTCCGCAACGGGGACTCGGAGTACCTCATCAACAAGACGGCGTGCCGCCTGCTCGACATCACCGAGCTGTTCCTCGGCACGGGCGTGGGCACCAAGGCCTACTCCATCATCGAGCAGGGCCGCGTGGGCCTCATCGTCTCCAGCAAGCCGGAGGACCGGCGCCACCTGCTGGAGGAGGCCGCGGGCGTCACCAAGTACAAGGCGCGCCGCAAGGCCGCCGAGCGGAAGATGGAGGCCACCGAGGCCAACCTCCTGCGCGTCACGGACATCACCAACGAGCTGGAGAAGCGCCTGGAGACGCTGTCGCGCCAGGCGAAGAAGGCGGAGAAGTACAAGAAGCTGCGCTCGCGCATGCGCGACATCGACCTGCACGCGGCCAGCCACAAGCACCTGGAGCTGCTCGCGGAGAAGCAGGTGCTCCAGTCCCGCCTGGAGAACCTGGGCACCGAGGAGCGCGAGAGCCTGGACCGGGTGAAGGCGCTGGAGGAGGCCATCACCCAGCGCCGCGCGGAGCTGGACGCGGAGGCCGCCGCCCTGCAGGCGCTGGCCGCCGAGGTGCACGGCATGGAGAGCGCCGTCCAGCGCGACTCGCAGGAGCTGTCGTATGGCCGGCGCGACCTGGAGGAGACCCAGGCGCGCGTGGACCAGGCGCGCGTGGAGCTGGACGGCCTGCTGGCGCGGCAGGCGGAGATGTCCGACGCCATGGCGGCGCGCGAGGCGGAGCTGTCCGGCATCGCCGGCTCGTGGAAGGAGGACGAGGTCGCGATGCAGGTGGCGCAGGAGGAGCTGCGCCGCGTGACGCACCTGCAGACGGAGGTCGCGCTGCGGCTGGAGCAGGAGCGCGCGGGGCTCGTCGCCGTGGCCGCGCGCCTGGCCAACCACGAGAGCAACCTGGTCAACCTGGCCCGCCAGCGCACGGACCTGGAGGGCCGCCGCGCCAGGCTCCAGGCGGAGCTGGAGTCGCTGCGCGCCCAGGAGGCGGAGCTGGAGTCGGTGCGTGGCGACGTGGCGAGGCGGGTGGAGGACACCCGGCACCTCGCCGCGGAGCTGGCCGAGCGCAAGGGGCAGGAGGAGGAGTCCCTCACCCGCACCCGCGCGGCCTTCACGGAGAACGAAATCCAGGTCATCGCCCTGCGCGAGGAGCTGAGCGACAAGAGGAGCCGCCTGTCGTCCCTGGAGGACATCCAGAAGAACTACGACGGCTTCGACCGGGGCGTGCGCGCCGTCATGGTCCGCGCCGGCACGGTGGCTCGCGAGCAGGGCATCTTCGGCCTCGTCGCGGACGTGCTCACCGTCACCCCGCGCTACGAGCGCGCGGTGGAGGCGGCGCTGGGCGAGCGGCTGCAGCACGTCATCGTCGAGAGCCGCGACAAGGGCGTGGAGCTGGTCGAGTACCTCAAGGGCCACGCGGAGGGCCGCGGCAGCTTCCTGCCGGTGCCCGCGGCGGACGCGCTGCCCGCGGCGTTCGAGCCGGACTTCACGCGCCCGGGCGTGCTGGCGCACGCGCTGCGCGAGGTGACGTGCGAGGAGGCGCTGGCCCCCGTCGTGCGGCTCCTGCTGGGCGACGTCGTCATCGTCCAGGACCTGGCGGCGGCCCAGGCGTATTCGGAGGCCGGGGGGCCGCAGTGCACGCTCGTCACCCAGGACGGCGAGGTCTTCCGCGCGGACGGCACCATCGTCGGCGGTGAGCGCGAGGGCGCCGCGGTGGGCGCGCTCCAGAAGAAGCGCGAAATCGCGGAGCTGGCGGGCGAGGTGGCGCGTGTCGAGGAGCGCTACAACGAGATCCTCACCCGGCACTACACGCTCCAGAAGCAGATGGGGCAGTCGGAGGGCGTCCTCAAGGGGCTGGCGAAGAACCAGCACGCCGAGGAGCTGAACCTGGCCAGCCAGGAGAAGGACCTGCACAAGGCGGGGGAGGACCTGGCCCGGGTGCGCGAGCGCGTGCGCGCGCTGGAGCAGGAGGACGCCCAGCTGGGCCAGAGCCACATGGCGCTGGCCAACGAGGAGGAGGCCAGCCGCGGCGAGGTGGCCCATGGCCAGACGGACCGCGAGGCGCGCGAGGAGCGGGTGCGGCAGCTCGCCCTGGAGCAGGAGTCCCTGCGCCAGCGCGCGGAGGCGGCCAACGCGGACCTGACGGGCCTGCGCATCAAGGTGGCGGCCGGCAGCGAGCGCGGCGAGTCGGCGCGCAAGGAGCTGGAGAGCCTGGTGGCGCAGCGCAAGGAGATGGAGACGCGCGTCGCGCGCCTGCGCACCACCCTGTCCGAGGGCGCCTCGCGCACGGAGGAGCTGGCGCGGCGCACCGCGGAGGTGGAGTCGGGCCTGGCCGAGCGCGTGGAGGCGCACCGGGCTGCGGCCGAGGGCCTGGAGGCGCGGCGCGCGGCGCACGCCGCCGCGGCCGGCGAGGTGCGTGAGCAGGACACCCAGTTCCGCGAGCTGCGCGGCCGGGTGGAGGAGCTGATGCAGGGGCTGGCGCAGAGCTCGCTGCGCGAGCGTGAAATCGCCCTGGAGCTCGAGCACCTGTCGGCCGGCATCCGCGAGCGCCACCAGGTGGAGCTCGCGCAGGAGCTGCACCGCTACCACCTGCTGCCGGCGCTCACGCCGGAGGTGGAGGCGGAGCTCAAGGACCTGCGCGCCCAGGTGGAGAAGATGGGGGAGATCAACCTCACCGCCATCGACGAGCACGCGGAGCTGTCCAAGCGCTCCGACTTCCTGCTCGCGCAGAAGAAGGACCTGCAGGCCTCCATGGAGCAGCTGCGCGAGGCCATCCAGCGCATCGACGCCACCAGCCGCGAGCGCTTCAAGCAGACCTTCGACGTGGTCAACGAGAAGTTCCAGGCCATCTTCCCCCGCCTGTTCGGCGGCGGGCGCGCCAGCCTGGTGCTCACCAACGACGGCCCCAACGGCGAGCCGGGCGTGGAGATCGTCGCCCAGCCGCCCGGCAAGAAGCTGCAGAGCGTCAACCTCCTGTCCGGTGGCGAGAAGGCCCTCACCGCCGTGGGCCTCATCTTCGGCATCTTCCTCATCAAGCCCACGCCCTTCTGCCTCCTGGACGAGGTCGACGCGCCGCTGGATGAGGGCAACGTGGGCCGCTACAACGACATGGTGAAGGAGATGAGCCGCCAGTCGCAGTTCATCCTCATCACCCACAACAAGCGGACCATGGAGGTCTCCAACACCCTCTACGGCGTCACCATGGAGGAGCCGGGCATCTCCAAGCTCGTCAGCGTGAAGATCCGCGAGGCCGCCGCGGCCAACGACGACAAGACCAGCGCCGCCTGA